Proteins from a single region of Halorubrum sp. 2020YC2:
- a CDS encoding DUF5611 family protein, which translates to MKQYKMRRGEHLDDRMPDLKGSIEEYFGEVTGTEEYDGHELYVVEDPENPVFKRIVAGAAEYGSKKDKLAVHFEERPAEDVIAEGNADAAADAVDAKNEFLLEATGRDAKSRRDSLKREVEDDAPDY; encoded by the coding sequence ATGAAGCAGTACAAGATGCGCCGCGGCGAGCATCTGGACGACCGGATGCCGGACCTGAAGGGATCCATCGAGGAGTACTTCGGCGAAGTCACGGGCACCGAGGAGTACGACGGCCACGAGCTGTACGTCGTCGAGGACCCCGAAAACCCGGTGTTCAAGCGGATCGTCGCGGGCGCGGCCGAGTACGGGAGCAAGAAGGACAAGCTCGCGGTCCACTTCGAGGAGCGGCCCGCCGAGGACGTCATCGCCGAGGGCAACGCCGACGCCGCCGCGGACGCCGTCGACGCGAAAAACGAGTTCCTCCTGGAGGCGACCGGTCGCGACGCGAAGTCCCGCCGCGACTCGCTGAAGCGCGAAGTCGAGGACGACGCGCCCGACTACTGA
- a CDS encoding ROK family protein, with protein MYYVGVDLGATNVRAVVGDETAAILGSALRGTPRGPNGIAVTEAVLEVIRDACTDAGVAPSEAVAAGIGSIGPLDLAEGVVQGPANLPDTVERIPLVGPVGQLLDTEEVHLHNDTIAGVIGERFHSERNPDDMVYLTISSGIGAGVAVDGNVLSGWDGNAGEVGHMTVDPHGFMTCGCGLDGHWEGYCSGNNIPKYARELYEEDPIETSLPVEDPDFSAVDVFEAAGEDTFADHVIDQVAHWNAMGIANVIHAYAPLVVSVGGAVALNNPDRVLDPIREKLPEMVFINVPEVRLTDLGDEVVVKGALASALTGGTGDRSRVESPP; from the coding sequence ATGTACTACGTGGGCGTCGATCTCGGAGCGACGAACGTCCGGGCGGTCGTCGGCGACGAGACCGCGGCGATCCTCGGCTCCGCGCTGCGAGGCACCCCGCGGGGACCGAACGGTATCGCCGTCACGGAGGCCGTCTTGGAGGTGATCCGAGACGCCTGCACGGACGCGGGGGTCGCGCCGAGCGAGGCCGTCGCGGCCGGCATCGGCTCGATCGGGCCGCTGGACCTGGCCGAGGGGGTAGTTCAGGGGCCCGCCAACCTCCCGGACACCGTCGAGCGCATCCCGCTCGTCGGGCCGGTCGGGCAGCTGCTCGACACCGAGGAGGTACACCTCCACAACGACACCATCGCGGGCGTCATCGGGGAGCGGTTCCACTCCGAGCGCAACCCCGACGACATGGTGTATCTCACCATCTCCTCGGGGATCGGGGCGGGCGTCGCGGTCGACGGCAACGTGCTCTCGGGGTGGGACGGCAACGCCGGCGAGGTCGGTCACATGACCGTCGACCCGCACGGGTTCATGACCTGCGGCTGCGGGCTGGACGGCCACTGGGAGGGGTACTGCTCGGGCAACAACATCCCGAAGTACGCCCGCGAGCTGTACGAAGAGGACCCGATAGAGACGAGCCTCCCGGTGGAGGACCCGGACTTCTCCGCGGTCGACGTGTTCGAGGCGGCCGGCGAGGACACGTTCGCGGACCACGTGATAGACCAGGTCGCCCACTGGAACGCGATGGGGATCGCCAACGTGATCCACGCGTACGCCCCGCTGGTCGTGAGCGTCGGCGGCGCGGTCGCGCTCAACAACCCCGACCGCGTGCTCGACCCGATCCGCGAGAAGCTCCCGGAGATGGTGTTCATCAACGTGCCGGAGGTTCGGCTCACCGACCTCGGGGACGAAGTGGTGGTGAAAGGCGCCCTCGCGAGCGCGCTGACGGGCGGGACGGGGGACCGCTCGCGGGTCGAGAGCCCGCCCTGA
- a CDS encoding universal stress protein, whose product MSIETVVLAVGTEDEKRAERLAREIIAVAEPSDAEVVLTHVFDQEEFDGIRSKLGVDPGTEGSTPDAVAERHATTRALSEALSEAGVRHSVRGAVGDLADEVVQTAEGLGADRVVVGGRRRSPAGKAVFGSVAQEVMLSAPCPVTFVRETAS is encoded by the coding sequence ATGAGCATCGAGACGGTGGTCCTGGCGGTCGGTACCGAAGACGAGAAGCGCGCGGAACGGCTCGCTCGCGAGATCATCGCGGTCGCGGAGCCGTCGGACGCCGAGGTCGTGTTGACCCACGTGTTCGACCAGGAGGAGTTCGACGGGATCCGGAGTAAGCTCGGCGTCGACCCGGGCACCGAGGGATCGACGCCCGACGCGGTCGCGGAGCGGCACGCAACGACGCGGGCGCTCTCGGAGGCGCTCTCGGAGGCCGGCGTGCGGCACTCGGTCCGGGGCGCGGTCGGGGACCTCGCGGACGAGGTCGTCCAGACCGCCGAGGGGCTCGGGGCCGACCGAGTCGTCGTCGGCGGCCGACGGCGCTCGCCGGCCGGGAAGGCAGTCTTCGGCAGCGTCGCGCAGGAGGTTATGCTGTCGGCGCCGTGCCCGGTGACGTTCGTCCGCGAGACCGCCTCGTAA